From Sporosarcina sp. Te-1, the proteins below share one genomic window:
- a CDS encoding ribonuclease J — translation MTKTKNELIRIIPLGGVGEIGKAMYVVEIDDELFIVDAGLMFPEGEMLGIDIVIPDMSYIEENKERVKGIFLTHGHEDAIGSIAYLLQKVQAPVYGSKLTLALAKEHVKEMPAPAPVKFFEVTNKSRMNFKRTHVTFFHTTHSIPDSLGIVFHTSEGAIVHTGEFKFDQSAKGKYRPDLSRMANLGEEGVFILMSDSNEAERPGYTTSESVIEEQLSSTFYAAEGRLLVALYASNFIRIQQVFDKAAETGKKVAVVGKSLESYFEVGMRLGYLQVDEEMVIPIKEIGKYDDRDIVIIVTGNKGEPLDALEKIVRKHHREIKLKDSDTVLITFTPSPGMEISMFQMMNEISKAGANVLTSTKKVHVSGHGSQEDLKLMINLMKPKYFIPIQGEYKMLIAHSKLAQQVGLSMSQIFIADKGDIVEYKHNKMRMSGRVQAGNVLIDGIGVGDVGNIVLRDRKLLSQDGIFTVVITLSRKQKKIAAGPEIVSRGFVYVRESEELLEESKKLVRGIVEKYVNKDTFEWTNIKQEIRDTLSSYLFQQTKRRPMIIPIIMEY, via the coding sequence GTGACAAAGACAAAAAATGAATTGATCAGAATCATCCCGCTCGGTGGAGTCGGTGAGATAGGGAAAGCGATGTATGTTGTAGAAATAGATGACGAGTTATTCATCGTCGATGCAGGACTTATGTTTCCAGAAGGTGAAATGCTCGGCATTGATATCGTCATTCCTGATATGTCCTACATCGAGGAAAATAAGGAACGTGTCAAAGGGATTTTCCTGACACACGGGCATGAAGATGCGATCGGTTCAATCGCTTATCTCCTTCAAAAAGTACAAGCGCCTGTCTATGGATCCAAGCTGACATTAGCGCTTGCCAAAGAACATGTAAAGGAAATGCCGGCTCCAGCGCCTGTCAAATTCTTTGAAGTGACGAACAAAAGCCGGATGAATTTTAAACGGACCCATGTGACATTCTTCCACACAACTCATAGCATACCTGATTCATTAGGTATCGTTTTCCATACAAGCGAAGGTGCGATCGTGCATACAGGCGAGTTCAAGTTCGACCAATCCGCAAAAGGAAAGTATCGGCCGGACCTTTCACGCATGGCAAACCTCGGGGAAGAAGGAGTCTTTATCCTGATGTCTGATTCCAACGAGGCGGAACGGCCTGGCTATACGACATCAGAATCGGTCATCGAAGAACAACTATCCAGCACATTCTACGCTGCAGAAGGAAGATTGCTTGTAGCACTTTATGCATCAAACTTCATCCGAATTCAGCAAGTCTTTGACAAAGCGGCTGAAACAGGGAAAAAAGTTGCAGTTGTCGGCAAAAGCTTGGAAAGTTATTTTGAGGTAGGCATGCGGCTGGGCTATTTGCAGGTGGATGAAGAGATGGTCATTCCGATCAAGGAGATCGGCAAGTATGACGACAGGGATATCGTCATCATCGTTACGGGCAATAAAGGTGAGCCGCTGGATGCGTTAGAAAAAATCGTGCGCAAACATCATAGGGAAATAAAATTGAAGGATTCGGACACGGTCCTCATCACATTCACGCCTTCGCCTGGAATGGAAATATCGATGTTCCAAATGATGAATGAAATTTCAAAAGCAGGAGCCAATGTCCTTACATCGACAAAGAAGGTCCATGTTTCCGGCCACGGAAGTCAGGAAGACCTGAAGCTGATGATCAACTTGATGAAGCCGAAATATTTTATTCCGATCCAAGGCGAATATAAGATGCTCATCGCCCATTCCAAGTTGGCTCAACAGGTCGGCCTATCCATGTCCCAAATATTTATTGCGGATAAAGGGGACATTGTCGAGTATAAACATAATAAAATGCGAATGAGCGGCCGTGTACAGGCCGGTAACGTGCTTATTGACGGGATCGGTGTGGGCGACGTAGGAAATATCGTATTGCGGGACCGTAAATTGCTATCACAGGATGGTATTTTCACGGTTGTCATTACTCTGAGCCGCAAGCAGAAAAAGATTGCGGCTGGACCTGAAATCGTATCGAGAGGATTCGTCTATGTCCGTGAATCTGAAGAACTTCTGGAAGAGTCCAAGAAGCTTGTTAGAGGCATAGTGGAGAAATATGTGAATAAAGATACGTTTGAATGGACAAACATTAAACAAGAGATCCGTGATACGTTAAGTTCATACTTGTTCCAGCAGACGAAAAGGCGCCCGATGATCATCCCGATCATCATGGAATATTAA
- a CDS encoding dipicolinate synthase subunit B, with the protein MLEGKRIGLGITASHCTYDQILPVIKELQDAGATVVPVITHSVLTAATRFGTGEEWIQRIEEATGEKVISTIVGAEPFGPSTPVDCMIIAPMTGNSISKLANAATDSPVLMAAKATLRNGSPVLLGISTNDALGLNGMNIMKLLNTKNIFFIPFGQDDPYKKPNSLISDFTLMVPAAAAALEKKQLQPLLIIHEKK; encoded by the coding sequence ATGCTGGAAGGAAAAAGGATTGGCTTAGGGATTACCGCATCGCATTGCACCTATGATCAAATCCTGCCGGTCATAAAGGAACTGCAAGATGCTGGGGCGACTGTCGTTCCGGTAATCACACACTCGGTATTGACAGCTGCCACCCGATTCGGGACAGGTGAGGAATGGATACAAAGAATAGAGGAGGCGACGGGCGAGAAAGTGATTTCAACCATCGTAGGGGCTGAACCTTTCGGGCCCAGTACGCCGGTCGATTGTATGATCATTGCTCCAATGACCGGTAATTCAATTAGCAAACTGGCCAATGCGGCTACGGATTCACCAGTACTAATGGCTGCCAAAGCGACATTGCGAAATGGCAGTCCCGTATTGTTAGGTATCTCCACGAACGATGCACTCGGCTTGAACGGCATGAATATCATGAAGCTGCTCAACACAAAGAATATCTTTTTTATTCCTTTCGGACAGGATGATCCTTACAAGAAGCCGAATTCGTTAATCTCCGATTTTACTCTCATGGTTCCTGCCGCCGCCGCCGCACTAGAAAAAAAGCAATTGCAGCCATTATTAATTATTCACGAAAAAAAATAA
- a CDS encoding BMP family protein has protein sequence MSKRKYGLALSLVLAAGTILGACGTDKEKEKGNTSSSNGGNQSDFSVAMVTDVGGVDDKSFNQSAWEGIKQFGADNKMEKGSGGFDYLQSKDESDYTSNLNALTRRDFDLVFGVGYLMEDAIDTIASQQTETNYAVIDGVVDQPNVASILFKEQEGAFLAGVAAALMTKSDKIGFVGGMEIPVIERFQAGFEAGVAAVKPDIKVDVQYTGAFDKAELGKAAAGRMYSSGVDIIFHAAGGSGNGVFTEAKERKKADKDAYVWVIGVDSDQYDEGKVGEDNVTLTSMLKRVDVAVQDISNLAKEGKFPGGETKVYGLHDDGVTLADSRGAIPEDVLKQVDEYAKKIADGEIEVPEFTK, from the coding sequence GTGAGCAAACGTAAATATGGTCTTGCGTTGTCATTGGTTCTTGCTGCCGGTACGATTCTGGGGGCTTGCGGAACGGACAAAGAGAAAGAAAAAGGGAACACATCTTCTTCAAACGGTGGAAATCAATCCGATTTCTCCGTGGCAATGGTTACTGACGTAGGCGGCGTTGACGATAAATCGTTCAACCAATCCGCCTGGGAAGGGATCAAACAATTCGGTGCTGATAACAAGATGGAAAAAGGGAGCGGGGGTTTCGATTATCTTCAATCGAAAGACGAATCGGACTACACGTCTAATTTGAACGCGCTTACTCGCCGTGATTTTGACCTCGTTTTCGGTGTAGGTTACCTAATGGAAGATGCAATTGATACAATTGCTTCTCAACAAACTGAAACAAACTATGCCGTCATTGACGGTGTAGTCGATCAACCAAACGTTGCAAGCATCTTGTTTAAAGAACAAGAAGGCGCTTTCTTGGCTGGAGTTGCTGCTGCATTAATGACTAAATCTGACAAAATCGGATTTGTAGGCGGAATGGAAATTCCGGTTATCGAGCGTTTCCAAGCAGGCTTTGAAGCTGGAGTTGCAGCTGTTAAACCTGACATCAAAGTTGATGTTCAATACACAGGTGCGTTTGACAAAGCGGAACTTGGTAAAGCGGCAGCAGGTCGTATGTATTCTTCTGGCGTAGATATCATTTTCCACGCGGCAGGCGGTTCTGGTAATGGCGTATTCACGGAAGCGAAAGAACGTAAAAAAGCAGATAAAGACGCATATGTTTGGGTAATCGGCGTTGACTCCGACCAATATGATGAAGGAAAAGTCGGTGAAGATAACGTAACATTGACTTCCATGTTGAAACGTGTTGATGTAGCGGTTCAAGATATCTCCAACTTGGCAAAAGAAGGAAAATTCCCTGGCGGCGAAACAAAAGTGTATGGTTTACATGATGATGGTGTAACCCTTGCTGATTCCCGTGGCGCAATTCCTGAAGATGTCTTGAAACAAGTCGATGAGTATGCCAAGAAAATTGCTGATGGTGAAATCGAAGTACCTGAATTCACAAAGTAA
- a CDS encoding GntR family transcriptional regulator yields the protein MMIKADPRHLYVQVIERLKQDIEDGVFKENEKFPSEFELSRTLGVSRATLREALRVLEEEKIIVRKHGVGTFVNTKPLFTSGIEQLSSVSSMISGAGMEPGTIFKEVDTVLPNDEMIGKFDCSAADSLVTIKRVRTADGDPVVYCIDHVLAKHLPNGQDVLANESIFDAIEQSGDIRIVQAIANIEPVGYDDEASSILRCGVDVPLLVLFQHHYSEQGEMVLYSKNYFRADKFSFHVVRKRV from the coding sequence GTGATGATAAAAGCGGATCCAAGACATTTATATGTTCAAGTGATTGAGCGGCTAAAACAGGATATCGAGGATGGGGTCTTCAAGGAGAATGAAAAATTCCCTTCTGAATTCGAACTTTCCCGAACCCTCGGCGTTAGCAGAGCTACGCTTAGAGAAGCGCTGCGTGTCCTGGAAGAAGAGAAAATCATTGTAAGAAAGCACGGGGTTGGAACATTTGTCAACACTAAGCCTTTATTCACATCTGGAATTGAACAATTATCCAGTGTATCTTCGATGATTTCGGGTGCAGGCATGGAGCCTGGCACGATCTTTAAAGAAGTGGATACTGTGCTGCCGAATGATGAGATGATCGGCAAGTTTGATTGCAGTGCTGCTGACAGCCTTGTCACCATCAAGCGGGTTCGCACTGCGGATGGCGACCCTGTCGTCTACTGCATCGATCATGTTTTGGCAAAGCATTTGCCCAATGGACAGGATGTCCTTGCCAATGAGTCGATTTTCGATGCAATTGAGCAATCAGGTGACATCCGGATTGTCCAAGCAATAGCGAATATTGAACCTGTCGGCTATGATGACGAAGCGTCTTCCATCTTACGCTGTGGGGTCGATGTGCCATTGCTTGTACTATTTCAACACCATTACAGCGAGCAAGGGGAAATGGTCCTGTACTCGAAAAATTACTTTCGAGCGGATAAATTCAGCTTTCATGTTGTAAGGAAAAGGGTATAA
- a CDS encoding ABC transporter ATP-binding protein gives MEYVIEMLNISKQFGNFFANDNITLQLRQGEIHALLGENGAGKSTLMNVLFGLYQPEEGEIRVKGKKVNISNPNVANDLGIGMVHQHFMLVENLTVTENIILGSEPTKMGTVNIKEAAKKVAEISKLYGLNVDPYAKIEDISVGMQQRVEILKTLYRGAEILIFDEPTASLTPQEIDELIAIMKKLIAEGKSIILITHKLQEIMDVSDRVTVIRKGKGIGTVITAETDPEELATLMVGRQVTFKTEKGPSHPKEEVLYVENLVVADNRGIEKVKGLNLSIRAGEIVGLAGIDGNGQSELIEAITGLRKAKSGTISINNKDITGKKPREITESGVGHIPQDRHKHGLVLDFSVGYNSALQEYYHAPYSKNGIMNYKVISAHAKDIIEEFDVRTQGEHELARALSGGNQQKLIIGREVKRDPDLLIAALPTRGLDVGAIEFIHKRLIEQRDKGKAVFLISFELDEVMNVSDRIAVIHDGQIIDTVTPSETSEQELGLLMAGHSRDKIVTDGQNTVVKEGDDDVK, from the coding sequence TTGGAATACGTCATTGAAATGCTGAATATTTCAAAGCAGTTCGGTAATTTCTTCGCGAATGACAACATCACTCTTCAACTGAGGCAAGGAGAAATTCATGCACTCTTAGGAGAGAACGGAGCAGGTAAATCAACTTTGATGAACGTGCTCTTTGGTTTGTATCAACCTGAAGAGGGAGAAATTCGGGTCAAAGGAAAAAAAGTGAACATTTCAAATCCGAACGTCGCGAATGACTTAGGGATCGGAATGGTTCACCAACACTTTATGCTTGTTGAGAATTTGACCGTTACAGAAAATATTATTTTGGGCAGTGAACCGACTAAGATGGGAACTGTCAATATAAAAGAAGCTGCGAAAAAGGTCGCAGAGATTTCTAAACTATATGGCTTGAACGTTGATCCATATGCGAAAATTGAAGACATCTCTGTAGGGATGCAGCAACGTGTTGAAATTTTAAAGACGCTTTATCGGGGAGCAGAAATTCTCATTTTTGATGAACCGACTGCATCGTTGACACCTCAGGAAATCGACGAGTTGATCGCTATTATGAAAAAGCTGATTGCGGAAGGGAAATCAATCATTTTGATTACTCATAAGCTTCAGGAAATCATGGATGTTTCCGATCGTGTCACCGTCATCCGAAAAGGGAAAGGAATTGGAACCGTCATCACAGCAGAGACGGATCCGGAAGAACTTGCAACCTTGATGGTCGGTCGTCAAGTGACGTTTAAAACTGAAAAGGGGCCCTCCCATCCGAAAGAAGAAGTTTTATATGTTGAAAACCTAGTGGTCGCGGATAACCGCGGCATTGAAAAGGTAAAAGGTTTGAACCTTTCTATCCGAGCGGGTGAAATTGTTGGACTTGCAGGTATCGATGGAAATGGCCAGTCAGAATTAATTGAAGCGATTACGGGACTCCGTAAGGCGAAAAGCGGAACCATCAGCATTAACAACAAGGATATTACTGGGAAAAAACCTCGTGAAATTACCGAATCGGGTGTAGGGCATATACCGCAGGACCGTCACAAACATGGTTTGGTACTGGACTTTTCAGTTGGCTATAATTCTGCCTTGCAAGAATACTATCATGCACCATATTCAAAAAACGGCATCATGAACTATAAAGTGATCTCGGCACATGCGAAGGATATCATTGAGGAGTTCGACGTAAGAACACAAGGAGAGCATGAATTGGCACGCGCCTTATCCGGAGGGAACCAGCAAAAGCTGATCATCGGCAGGGAAGTGAAGCGTGATCCTGATCTGCTCATCGCAGCATTGCCGACTCGTGGATTGGATGTCGGAGCAATTGAATTCATCCATAAACGGCTAATTGAGCAGCGGGACAAAGGAAAAGCGGTATTCCTTATCTCATTTGAACTGGATGAGGTTATGAATGTTTCAGACCGGATTGCAGTTATTCATGATGGACAAATTATTGACACGGTAACGCCATCTGAAACGTCCGAACAGGAACTCGGACTACTGATGGCGGGTCATTCGAGAGACAAAATCGTGACGGACGGACAGAATACCGTTGTGAAAGAAGGTGACGATGATGTCAAATAA
- a CDS encoding DNA translocase FtsK, with product MSKKTKKKKKGASSKKKKENGLHPLIYEVSGLTMIGLAVIIIFEFGMVGRGLSSFARFLFGNWHSAVPFLLIVQALLFMIKRKAGGWKNRIVAGSLFILASLLLFSHIHLFKELHNSHTLLSNSSLKETWKVLITNEGIRSRSGALGGGMAGAVLFALFHSLFDSAGATVAGILLLLIGIVLLTGKAFVPILVETYPKAWASLRERFSEKSKPEPSKKKHVDTRMSRSKKQVSETIEKQSEETLATFEPEEVVSQPIISAFNERRTEKRDEESQRMPAQEKKETPLVDEPTAEKGTPAYDGVAGEEENTSYILPSSALLKETPANDQSGELNSIQANAQKLERTFLSFGVKARVTQVHLGPAVTKYEVLPDTGVKVSRIVSLSDDIALALAARDIRIEAPIPGKSAVGIEVPNNAVAVVSLREVIEAKENNRPDSKLMIALGRDVTGQAMLAELNKMPHVLVAGSTGSGKSVCINGIIISILLRAKPHEVKMMMIDPKMVELNVYNGIPHLLAPVVTDPRKASQALKKVVSEMERRYELFSHTGTRNIEGYNEHIEQWNEENEEKHPRMPYIVVIVDELADLMMVASNDVEDSITRLAQMARAAGIHLIIATQRPSVDVITGIIKANIPSRIAFAVSSAVDSRTILDGVGAEKLLGRGDMLFLPAGASKPVRIQGAFVSDQEVEAVVDSVIEQQKAQYQEDMIPTEIEEIAPHEETDELYDEAVQLILEMQTASVSMLQRRFRIGYSRAARIIDQMEMRGVVGPSEGSKPRQVLMDRSEADIHS from the coding sequence ATGTCCAAGAAAACGAAGAAGAAAAAGAAAGGCGCCTCTTCTAAAAAGAAAAAAGAGAATGGACTCCACCCATTGATTTATGAAGTATCGGGCTTGACGATGATTGGGCTGGCTGTCATTATCATCTTCGAGTTTGGCATGGTAGGACGAGGGCTCTCATCATTTGCAAGATTCCTGTTCGGAAATTGGCATAGCGCTGTTCCTTTTTTATTAATTGTCCAAGCGTTGTTATTCATGATTAAGAGGAAAGCGGGCGGGTGGAAAAACCGGATCGTTGCCGGCAGTCTCTTCATTTTGGCAAGTTTACTGTTGTTCAGTCATATCCATCTGTTCAAGGAACTGCACAATAGCCACACATTGTTGTCGAACTCCTCTTTGAAAGAAACATGGAAAGTATTAATTACCAATGAAGGGATCCGGTCCCGAAGCGGGGCATTGGGCGGCGGTATGGCAGGTGCAGTTCTATTTGCGCTGTTCCATTCATTGTTCGATTCGGCAGGCGCCACTGTTGCCGGCATCCTCTTATTATTGATCGGCATCGTATTATTGACAGGGAAAGCGTTCGTTCCTATCCTGGTGGAGACATATCCAAAAGCATGGGCATCGTTGCGTGAGCGGTTTTCCGAAAAATCGAAGCCGGAGCCTAGCAAAAAGAAACATGTCGATACTAGAATGTCAAGGTCTAAAAAACAGGTAAGCGAGACCATTGAAAAGCAGTCGGAAGAGACGCTGGCAACTTTTGAACCGGAAGAGGTTGTTTCCCAGCCGATCATCTCTGCATTCAATGAACGACGGACAGAAAAACGGGATGAAGAGAGCCAGCGTATGCCAGCTCAAGAAAAGAAAGAGACACCTCTTGTCGATGAGCCAACCGCAGAGAAGGGTACACCTGCTTACGACGGCGTTGCAGGCGAAGAAGAAAACACGTCATATATTTTGCCATCTTCTGCGCTCTTAAAAGAAACGCCCGCAAACGATCAATCGGGAGAATTGAATTCCATTCAAGCGAATGCCCAAAAGCTGGAACGCACATTTTTAAGCTTTGGCGTGAAAGCGAGAGTTACGCAAGTTCACCTTGGGCCGGCTGTCACAAAATATGAAGTGCTTCCAGACACAGGTGTGAAGGTGAGCAGGATTGTCAGCTTGTCAGATGATATTGCTCTTGCTTTAGCAGCACGTGATATTCGAATTGAAGCGCCGATTCCAGGTAAATCCGCCGTTGGCATCGAAGTGCCGAATAATGCAGTGGCAGTCGTCAGTCTCCGGGAAGTAATTGAGGCAAAGGAAAACAATCGTCCCGATTCCAAACTGATGATAGCGCTGGGCAGGGATGTCACCGGACAAGCCATGCTGGCAGAGTTAAATAAAATGCCGCACGTTCTTGTCGCTGGTTCGACGGGCAGCGGGAAGAGTGTTTGCATTAACGGGATCATCATTAGTATTTTACTGCGTGCAAAACCACATGAAGTGAAAATGATGATGATTGACCCGAAGATGGTCGAATTAAATGTCTATAATGGAATTCCGCATTTATTGGCACCGGTTGTCACCGATCCGAGAAAGGCGTCCCAGGCATTGAAAAAAGTAGTGTCGGAGATGGAAAGACGGTATGAGTTGTTTTCTCATACGGGCACCCGGAATATTGAAGGATACAATGAACATATCGAGCAATGGAATGAAGAGAACGAGGAAAAGCATCCGAGAATGCCTTATATCGTCGTGATTGTCGATGAATTGGCAGATTTGATGATGGTTGCCTCCAATGACGTGGAAGATTCCATTACTAGGCTTGCCCAGATGGCTCGAGCCGCGGGCATTCATCTGATCATTGCAACCCAGCGGCCAAGTGTGGACGTCATAACAGGGATCATCAAAGCGAATATCCCATCCAGAATTGCCTTCGCCGTTTCATCGGCTGTCGACTCAAGAACCATTCTGGATGGCGTTGGAGCCGAAAAGCTGCTGGGACGGGGTGACATGCTATTTCTCCCGGCTGGCGCATCCAAGCCTGTCAGGATTCAAGGCGCATTCGTATCCGATCAGGAGGTGGAGGCGGTTGTCGATTCTGTCATCGAGCAGCAGAAGGCCCAGTATCAAGAGGATATGATTCCGACGGAAATTGAGGAGATAGCTCCTCACGAAGAGACGGATGAACTGTATGACGAAGCGGTCCAACTCATTTTGGAAATGCAGACAGCTTCAGTTTCCATGCTGCAAAGGAGATTCCGCATCGGCTATTCGAGAGCCGCCCGGATCATTGATCAGATGGAAATGCGAGGCGTAGTCGGCCCCTCGGAAGGGAGCAAACCCCGTCAAGTTTTGATGGATCGAAGTGAGGCTGATATTCATTCATAA
- a CDS encoding YlmC/YmxH family sporulation protein gives MLLSELAQKELIQVEEGIRYGFLAETDMIFNKKTGEILGFEIRKKFGRNPFKNRDQQPAEFIPWSEIVLIGENRILFGKTHHLGDFDIEDYS, from the coding sequence ATGTTGCTTTCAGAGCTCGCCCAAAAGGAATTGATTCAAGTCGAGGAAGGCATACGCTACGGCTTTTTGGCTGAGACCGATATGATTTTCAATAAAAAGACGGGAGAAATTCTCGGCTTTGAAATAAGGAAAAAATTTGGCCGGAATCCCTTCAAAAATCGGGATCAACAACCGGCGGAATTTATTCCTTGGAGCGAAATTGTATTGATTGGTGAAAACCGGATTCTTTTTGGAAAAACACATCATCTGGGGGACTTTGACATTGAAGACTATTCATGA
- a CDS encoding aspartate-semialdehyde dehydrogenase produces the protein MTKKNIAIVGATGAVGTKILEKLIERNFPMQSVKLLASARSAGTEIKVGDQTYTVEETVPESFNSIDIAFFSAGGSVSQKFAKEAVARGAVVIDNTSAFRMDPDTPLVVPEVNPHTLQQHQGIIANPNCSTIQMVAALQPIREKFGLKRIIVSTYQAVSGAGAEAIDELQDQSGQFKERKSIEAAILPSASAEKHYPIAFNAIPQIDLFGEAGYTLEEWKMMNETKKIFGDDSIAVSATCVRLPVVSGHSESVYIELEKEGVTVNDLHEAMANAPGVTLQDDPSTQLYPMPLFAEDEDDVFVGRVRKDPNEEKGFHMWIVSDNLLKGAALNSVQIAEKLLER, from the coding sequence ATGACAAAGAAGAATATTGCAATAGTTGGAGCAACAGGAGCGGTTGGAACAAAAATTCTAGAGAAACTGATTGAAAGGAACTTTCCTATGCAATCAGTTAAATTATTGGCTTCCGCAAGATCGGCCGGTACGGAAATTAAAGTCGGAGACCAAACGTATACGGTGGAAGAGACCGTGCCGGAATCTTTTAACTCGATTGATATCGCATTTTTCAGTGCAGGCGGTTCTGTGTCACAAAAATTTGCAAAAGAAGCGGTAGCGCGAGGAGCTGTTGTTATCGATAATACGAGCGCTTTCCGGATGGATCCTGATACACCGCTTGTTGTGCCGGAAGTGAATCCTCACACACTTCAACAACATCAAGGCATCATTGCTAATCCCAATTGCTCCACCATTCAAATGGTTGCCGCACTTCAACCAATCCGAGAGAAATTTGGATTAAAACGAATTATTGTATCTACTTATCAGGCAGTATCCGGGGCTGGTGCAGAAGCGATCGATGAATTACAGGACCAAAGTGGTCAATTCAAAGAGAGAAAAAGCATCGAAGCAGCAATATTACCGTCCGCATCTGCGGAAAAGCATTATCCGATCGCCTTTAACGCCATTCCACAAATCGACTTGTTCGGTGAAGCGGGCTATACGCTAGAGGAATGGAAAATGATGAATGAAACGAAAAAGATCTTTGGCGATGATTCCATCGCGGTGTCTGCGACTTGCGTCCGGCTGCCGGTTGTCTCCGGCCACTCGGAATCTGTCTATATCGAGCTTGAAAAAGAGGGAGTCACAGTGAACGATCTTCATGAGGCGATGGCAAATGCGCCAGGAGTTACACTCCAGGATGACCCTTCCACACAACTTTACCCAATGCCATTGTTTGCAGAGGATGAAGATGATGTATTCGTAGGAAGAGTCAGAAAAGATCCGAACGAAGAAAAAGGATTTCATATGTGGATCGTATCCGATAACTTGCTGAAAGGTGCGGCGTTAAATTCGGTACAAATCGCCGAAAAGTTATTGGAGCGTTAA
- the dapA gene encoding 4-hydroxy-tetrahydrodipicolinate synthase gives MELGQIGTAMVTPFSQAGNIDYERTEKLIEHLIQNGTDSLIVCGTTGESPTLSHTEKANLLKFSIDIVKKRIPVIAGTGTFNTAETVYLTKQAERLGTDGIMLVAPYYNKPDQKGMFAHFSYIADETTLPIMLYNIPGRSAVNMNAGTVIELSKIKNIRAVKEASGSLDQIAAIISGTDAGFSVYSGDDVLTLPVLAIGGKGIISVASHVVGPEMQLMINSFKQGNLEQAGAMHRALVPLFSALFSAPNPVPVKYALQKIGIETGGVRLPLKEFGEDADQFDIIWDEFKQSQQLFA, from the coding sequence ATGGAACTTGGACAAATTGGAACAGCGATGGTCACTCCTTTTTCACAAGCAGGGAACATCGATTATGAAAGAACGGAAAAATTAATTGAGCATTTGATTCAGAATGGCACCGATTCCCTGATCGTTTGCGGTACAACAGGGGAATCACCTACATTATCACATACCGAAAAAGCAAATCTGCTAAAATTTTCAATTGACATTGTTAAAAAACGGATTCCTGTCATAGCGGGAACAGGAACATTCAATACCGCTGAAACAGTTTATCTTACAAAACAAGCGGAGCGTTTGGGGACGGACGGCATCATGCTTGTCGCCCCTTACTATAATAAACCCGATCAAAAAGGGATGTTTGCCCATTTTTCCTATATTGCAGACGAAACAACTCTTCCGATTATGCTGTATAACATTCCAGGGCGGTCTGCGGTCAATATGAATGCCGGTACGGTTATTGAGTTATCAAAAATAAAAAATATCCGTGCTGTCAAAGAGGCGAGCGGCAGTCTAGATCAAATTGCCGCCATTATTTCCGGAACAGATGCAGGATTTTCAGTTTATAGCGGAGATGACGTGTTAACATTACCGGTGCTGGCAATTGGCGGGAAAGGGATTATTTCTGTCGCATCCCACGTAGTCGGACCGGAAATGCAACTGATGATCAATTCGTTCAAGCAAGGAAATCTGGAACAGGCCGGAGCAATGCATCGGGCTCTCGTTCCCCTTTTCTCGGCGTTGTTCTCCGCTCCAAACCCAGTACCAGTGAAATACGCTTTACAAAAGATTGGCATCGAAACAGGAGGCGTCCGGTTGCCGTTGAAGGAATTTGGAGAAGACGCCGACCAATTCGACATAATTTGGGATGAATTCAAACAAAGTCAGCAGCTGTTTGCTTAA